The following are encoded in a window of Cryobacterium sp. CG_9.6 genomic DNA:
- a CDS encoding glycosyltransferase family 87 protein — translation MHSVVEQFDRRVLDVLTPERRQRLQQPRTLVLGFLALHSIFLFALLPTILTGRVLGDLPLYRIWAELGLNHEVWQGLTVEWVYPIGALVPITLAGLAGPLLYQLLWFLMTVVLNGVAVAALTSNLRRPGGYPAAWVWLVFSFILSPVGLLRLEGLTAPLVIAGLVFLATRPVLAGVLLSAATWIKVWPAAVVLAVVAVSRRRLTIILTGAAVTAVLAASVTLLGGAQFLTGFVTMQSDRALQLEAPVTTPWVWLAAIGHQHTTIYENLDISTREVTGPGTAFVAQIMTPLMFLVILGIFVLLLLALRHTKDSSGLLLMGALALVGAFVVFNKVGSPQYMLWVAPIVAVGVAQDLRLWRIPAYLMAVIAVLTTLVFPVFYLPLIAGDPFAVSLLTGRNALLAVLFAWSVRMLWRMACGRVPVRVPLAAHPLPNLVQGRAFRAPSGEGHRRG, via the coding sequence ATGCATTCTGTTGTGGAGCAATTTGACCGTCGCGTGCTCGATGTTCTGACGCCCGAGCGGCGTCAGCGACTCCAGCAACCCCGAACTCTGGTGCTCGGGTTTCTGGCCCTGCACAGCATCTTCCTGTTTGCGCTTCTTCCCACGATTCTTACCGGCCGCGTTCTGGGGGACCTACCGCTCTATCGCATCTGGGCGGAACTTGGCCTGAACCACGAGGTGTGGCAGGGTCTCACCGTGGAGTGGGTGTATCCCATTGGCGCACTCGTGCCCATCACTCTGGCCGGACTTGCCGGACCGCTCCTCTACCAACTGTTGTGGTTCCTCATGACGGTGGTCCTCAACGGCGTGGCCGTTGCTGCACTGACGTCAAATCTTCGGCGTCCGGGCGGCTATCCGGCGGCCTGGGTGTGGTTGGTCTTCAGTTTCATCCTGAGTCCGGTGGGGCTCCTGCGCTTGGAGGGCCTCACGGCACCGCTTGTCATTGCCGGACTGGTTTTTCTGGCTACTCGGCCGGTGCTCGCCGGTGTGCTGCTCAGTGCGGCCACATGGATCAAGGTGTGGCCGGCAGCCGTCGTGCTGGCCGTCGTCGCGGTATCCCGGCGTCGACTCACCATCATTCTCACCGGAGCTGCGGTCACGGCCGTGCTGGCGGCATCCGTCACTCTGCTGGGCGGCGCTCAATTTCTTACCGGCTTCGTCACGATGCAATCGGATCGGGCACTGCAACTGGAGGCACCGGTCACGACGCCGTGGGTGTGGTTAGCCGCGATCGGGCACCAGCACACCACGATTTACGAAAACCTTGATATTTCGACCCGTGAGGTGACCGGACCCGGAACGGCCTTCGTGGCGCAGATCATGACGCCGCTCATGTTCCTCGTTATCCTCGGAATCTTCGTGCTGCTGCTGCTCGCCCTGCGCCACACGAAGGATTCCTCGGGGCTGTTACTCATGGGGGCACTCGCGTTGGTCGGTGCGTTCGTGGTGTTCAACAAGGTGGGCTCGCCGCAGTACATGCTGTGGGTTGCGCCGATTGTTGCCGTGGGTGTGGCTCAGGACTTACGGCTGTGGCGTATCCCGGCATATCTGATGGCCGTCATCGCCGTGCTGACAACGCTCGTTTTTCCTGTCTTCTACCTGCCGCTCATTGCCGGGGATCCCTTTGCCGTGTCGCTGCTCACCGGCCGGAACGCGCTGCTCGCGGTGCTTTTTGCCTGGTCGGTCAGGATGCTGTGGCGCATGGCTTGCGGTCGGGTTCCTGTTCGTGTTCCACTGGCGGCGCATCCGCTCCCCAACCTCGTCCAAGGTCGAGCGTTTCGCGCACCGAGCGGTGAGGGGCATCGGCGCGGGTGA
- a CDS encoding carbon-nitrogen hydrolase family protein, translating into MADERSSIPPSPGTPPGIGFGVAQFAPGTDEAANLRQMRRLTALAVTRGAAVIVFPEYSSFCEVPLGPASLAAAQSLDGPFVRSLAHLARELSVFIVAGMIESTDDVARVANTLVAVDPRGAVVATYRKLHLYDAFGQRESDRVQAGDIESPQTFAVQGLTVGMQTCYDIRFPEVSRRLADAGANVILVPAEWMPGPLKEQHWRVLLTARALENTVYVVAADQAPPIGVGQSMIVDPMGVELVTLGDMADVAVAWLAPERVADVRHVNPSLSQRRFRVSPL; encoded by the coding sequence ATGGCTGATGAGCGCTCGAGCATCCCCCCTTCGCCCGGCACACCTCCGGGGATCGGGTTCGGCGTGGCGCAGTTTGCGCCGGGTACCGATGAAGCGGCAAACCTGCGTCAGATGCGTCGTCTTACCGCGCTCGCCGTGACCCGGGGTGCCGCCGTCATTGTTTTTCCCGAATATTCGTCGTTTTGCGAGGTGCCCCTGGGTCCGGCGTCACTCGCTGCGGCGCAGTCGCTCGACGGCCCCTTCGTTCGGAGTCTCGCCCACCTTGCACGCGAGTTGTCGGTGTTCATCGTGGCGGGCATGATCGAATCAACTGACGACGTGGCGCGCGTCGCGAACACGCTGGTGGCCGTTGACCCCCGGGGCGCGGTTGTGGCGACCTATCGCAAGCTCCATCTCTACGATGCCTTTGGTCAGCGGGAATCCGATCGGGTGCAAGCCGGCGACATTGAATCCCCCCAGACCTTCGCGGTTCAGGGCCTGACCGTGGGGATGCAAACGTGTTATGACATCCGCTTTCCCGAGGTGTCCCGGAGGCTCGCGGATGCCGGAGCCAACGTGATTCTCGTGCCGGCCGAGTGGATGCCCGGGCCGCTCAAGGAGCAGCACTGGCGGGTTCTCCTCACCGCGCGGGCTCTGGAAAACACCGTCTATGTCGTGGCGGCCGATCAGGCACCACCAATCGGAGTGGGCCAGAGCATGATCGTTGACCCCATGGGCGTTGAACTCGTGACACTCGGTGACATGGCCGACGTGGCCGTGGCCTGGTTAGCACCCGAGCGCGTTGCCGATGTTCGCCACGTGAACCCGTCGCTCTCCCAACGCCGGTTCCGCGTTTCGCCACTGTAG
- a CDS encoding ATP-dependent DNA ligase, with protein MGSLTYDRVVVEFDDRVLAHLQVVIIQKLRRGESFLLSWRDAAVVGDGRSAAWLNPAIPLYFKFSGGHAPSINPVWIAQLTRSANSSQGLIVTGEERSPGEPENLPLRTEPSTNIRAAAPSRATKATLG; from the coding sequence ATGGGTTCCCTCACGTACGACCGAGTTGTGGTCGAATTCGACGATCGCGTTCTCGCCCACCTGCAGGTCGTGATTATTCAGAAGCTGCGCCGGGGAGAGAGTTTCCTCCTCTCGTGGCGTGATGCTGCCGTCGTCGGCGATGGTCGTAGCGCCGCCTGGCTGAATCCTGCCATCCCGCTGTATTTCAAGTTTTCGGGCGGACACGCGCCCAGCATCAATCCGGTCTGGATCGCGCAGCTCACCCGGTCGGCAAACAGTTCGCAGGGCCTGATCGTGACCGGTGAGGAGAGATCCCCGGGCGAACCCGAGAACTTACCGCTACGCACGGAGCCGTCCACCAACATTCGAGCGGCAGCCCCCTCGCGGGCGACCAAGGCCACTTTGGGCTGA
- a CDS encoding alpha/beta fold hydrolase, with protein sequence MTSVLSQHAARHAEPTAVRTSGYAPFALATDARRFGLTTSAMRLGPGSASVWVRHGRRTDNDTATILLHGAAGSWTTWTPLLQAASEDSRRLGTSELRDLIIPDLPGWGDTPLPADTSDLTIETMAATIADIARALGYRRWNVVGHSMGGLIALQLAAAETRATVSVGLVSATTFSVIDSVRHPVALFRLLPGYTALLQVMRLLHLAGTPGRALVTGLDRLHLLRGVVSPLFRHAGRIHPSVIAAFAREVRPHGFSLASARAGEYDAVASWSRIVCPVRASVGDRDVFVAASDAHRLRAIITNFSIVTLANAGHFGHLERPCEVVRALGLAGDRQTHKNT encoded by the coding sequence ATGACCTCCGTCCTCTCTCAGCACGCTGCGCGGCACGCCGAACCGACCGCGGTGCGCACCTCGGGCTATGCCCCCTTCGCACTGGCAACAGATGCACGCCGGTTTGGTTTGACGACCAGTGCGATGAGACTGGGTCCCGGCTCGGCATCCGTTTGGGTTCGCCACGGCCGGCGCACAGACAATGACACCGCCACGATTCTGCTTCACGGTGCGGCGGGTTCGTGGACCACCTGGACGCCCCTGCTTCAGGCCGCGAGCGAGGACAGTCGGCGTCTAGGCACCAGTGAGCTCAGAGACCTGATCATCCCGGATCTTCCCGGGTGGGGCGACACCCCACTGCCCGCCGATACTTCCGATCTCACCATTGAGACGATGGCCGCCACGATCGCTGATATTGCCCGGGCTCTGGGCTACCGCCGGTGGAACGTGGTCGGCCACTCCATGGGCGGCCTCATTGCCCTGCAGCTCGCGGCAGCCGAAACGCGCGCCACCGTGTCGGTGGGCCTCGTTTCTGCCACCACCTTCTCGGTGATCGACAGCGTTCGCCACCCTGTCGCCCTGTTCAGGCTTCTGCCCGGATACACGGCGCTGCTGCAGGTGATGCGGCTGCTGCACCTCGCCGGCACTCCGGGCCGCGCACTGGTCACCGGTCTCGATCGGCTGCATCTGCTGCGCGGCGTGGTGTCCCCGCTCTTTCGTCACGCCGGTCGCATCCACCCGAGCGTGATTGCTGCGTTCGCGAGAGAAGTGCGCCCACACGGATTCAGCCTGGCATCGGCGCGAGCCGGCGAATACGACGCCGTGGCGTCGTGGTCGCGCATTGTCTGTCCGGTTCGCGCGAGCGTCGGCGACCGGGACGTCTTTGTCGCGGCGAGTGATGCGCACCGGTTGCGCGCCATCATCACCAATTTCAGCATCGTGACTCTCGCCAACGCCGGTCACTTCGGTCATCTTGAGCGACCCTGTGAGGTGGTGCGTGCGCTCGGCCTGGCGGGGGACAGACAAACTCACAAAAATACTTGA
- a CDS encoding alkene reductase, with protein sequence MNLFSPTTLGDLNLTNRLVMAPLTRTRSGKAGIPGPIVAEYYAQRATLGLIVSEGTYPSHAGQGFPGQPGLVEPEQLEGWRQVTAGVHAAGGQIVAQVMHAGRVTHEATTGGRTVVGPSAIAIAGQTHTYDGKLPYPVPHALTDAELPGINEEFVTASRSAVAAGFDGVELHAANGYLLHEFLSPASNQREGLYGGSPENRARFVIEVVAAVADAIGAGRVGIRISPEHNIQDALETDSADVLATYGALVDALAPLNIAYLSVLHSDPTGAFVQDLRSRFGSAVLLNSGFGQITTRDEAFAILSDGHADGVVVGRPAIANPDLAHRWEQDLPLNDADAATFYGDGPEGYIDYPFLVRS encoded by the coding sequence GTGAACTTGTTTTCCCCCACCACTCTGGGCGACCTGAACCTGACGAACCGTCTGGTCATGGCCCCGCTTACCCGCACCCGATCCGGAAAAGCCGGGATTCCGGGCCCGATTGTCGCCGAATATTACGCGCAGCGAGCCACCCTCGGCCTCATCGTGTCTGAGGGAACCTACCCGAGCCACGCCGGTCAGGGTTTCCCCGGGCAGCCCGGTCTCGTTGAGCCCGAGCAGCTTGAGGGCTGGCGTCAGGTGACCGCGGGGGTGCACGCAGCCGGCGGCCAGATCGTTGCCCAGGTTATGCACGCCGGTCGGGTGACCCACGAGGCCACCACCGGTGGCCGCACGGTTGTGGGCCCGAGCGCCATTGCCATTGCCGGTCAAACCCACACCTACGACGGCAAGTTGCCGTATCCCGTTCCCCATGCGCTCACCGACGCGGAGCTTCCCGGCATTAACGAGGAATTCGTGACCGCATCGCGCAGCGCCGTCGCGGCTGGTTTCGACGGTGTGGAGCTTCACGCCGCCAACGGCTACCTGCTGCACGAATTCTTGTCACCCGCGTCGAACCAGCGTGAGGGTCTCTATGGCGGTTCGCCCGAGAACCGCGCCCGCTTCGTCATCGAGGTTGTTGCCGCGGTAGCGGATGCGATCGGTGCCGGCCGGGTGGGGATTCGTATTTCACCCGAGCACAACATTCAGGACGCACTGGAGACGGATTCCGCCGACGTGCTGGCCACCTATGGCGCTCTCGTGGATGCCCTCGCACCCCTGAACATTGCCTACCTCAGCGTTCTGCACTCCGATCCGACGGGCGCATTCGTGCAGGATCTTCGCAGCCGCTTCGGCAGTGCTGTTCTGCTCAACAGCGGATTCGGGCAGATCACCACGCGTGACGAGGCCTTCGCCATTCTGAGCGATGGACACGCTGACGGCGTTGTCGTTGGCCGGCCGGCCATCGCTAACCCTGACCTGGCACACCGCTGGGAGCAGGACCTGCCGCTGAACGATGCTGACGCCGCCACGTTCTACGGCGACGGCCCCGAGGGGTACATCGACTACCCCTTCTTGGTGCGTAGCTAG
- a CDS encoding pyridoxal phosphate-dependent aminotransferase has product MNIAGAWRRTAAGAGLLAADGSISASIFAEMSALAIRTGAINLGQGFPDEDGPAEVVEAARQAIADGMNQYPPGRGLPVLRNAIARHQQRFYGLTVDPDTEVLVTAGATEALAASILALVEPGDEVVTLEPFYDAYGGLIALAGGIHRTVPLRGSDFHPDLDALRATVNDKTRLIIVNDPHNPTGTVLAQDARELIVELAHRHDVLIVTDEVYEHLIFDRRHTPISTLPGARERTIAISSGGKTFSLTGWKVGWLSAPAPLVTAILAVKQFLTYVNGAPFQPAIAVGLDLPDSYFVAAAASLKAKRDILGAGLRAAGFTVSTPAGGYFIVADATPLGYTDGAEFCRTLPQLAGVVAVPVSAFCSPRYQADYAPLVRFAFCKKVEVLERAASQLAVLSLR; this is encoded by the coding sequence ATGAACATCGCTGGAGCATGGCGGCGCACGGCGGCGGGTGCGGGCCTGTTGGCAGCTGACGGCAGCATCAGCGCCAGTATTTTCGCGGAAATGAGCGCGTTGGCTATTCGCACCGGGGCCATCAACCTAGGTCAGGGATTTCCCGACGAGGACGGCCCCGCCGAGGTGGTCGAGGCGGCACGTCAGGCCATTGCGGACGGCATGAATCAGTACCCGCCGGGGCGAGGACTGCCGGTGCTGCGGAACGCGATCGCACGGCATCAGCAGCGTTTCTATGGACTCACTGTCGATCCTGACACGGAGGTTTTGGTGACAGCGGGTGCTACCGAAGCCCTGGCCGCCAGCATTCTCGCCCTCGTGGAACCCGGTGACGAGGTGGTCACCCTCGAGCCCTTCTACGATGCGTACGGCGGATTGATCGCCTTGGCCGGGGGAATTCACCGCACCGTTCCGCTTCGTGGGAGCGATTTTCACCCCGATCTGGATGCCCTCCGGGCCACCGTCAACGACAAGACGCGCCTCATTATTGTCAATGATCCCCACAACCCCACGGGAACGGTGTTGGCGCAGGATGCTCGGGAGCTGATTGTGGAGCTGGCACATCGACACGATGTGCTCATCGTCACCGACGAGGTCTACGAGCACCTCATCTTTGATCGGCGGCATACACCGATCAGCACGCTGCCCGGGGCACGCGAGCGCACCATCGCCATCTCCTCGGGCGGCAAGACATTCAGCCTCACCGGGTGGAAGGTGGGCTGGCTCTCGGCACCGGCGCCACTTGTGACGGCGATTCTCGCGGTCAAGCAGTTTCTCACCTACGTGAACGGTGCACCGTTTCAGCCCGCAATCGCGGTGGGCCTCGACCTGCCCGATTCCTACTTTGTAGCGGCGGCGGCGAGCCTCAAAGCCAAACGAGACATTCTGGGAGCCGGCCTCCGCGCGGCTGGCTTCACCGTGAGCACGCCGGCGGGGGGCTACTTCATCGTGGCGGATGCCACACCACTGGGTTACACGGACGGTGCGGAATTTTGCCGCACACTTCCCCAACTGGCCGGTGTTGTGGCCGTGCCGGTGAGCGCGTTCTGCTCACCCCGTTACCAGGCGGACTACGCCCCGCTCGTGCGCTTCGCCTTCTGTAAGAAGGTCGAGGTGCTCGAGCGGGCCGCGTCGCAGCTGGCCGTTCTGAGTTTGCGCTAG
- a CDS encoding trypsin-like peptidase domain-containing protein: MTDNTKDSGTTPESPEPHDESPSFAVNTSGEAASTPPVVEPDVTPTENVTPPATAAVVNQDSTPTENVVPAPAESPTTGEHPTAAYPTDAYPTAAYPTDAFGRPVAATTDENTTATSNPTISTDVTKRRTSVGLIAALAIAALVGGASGAGIYALVDSGQSSSMSSTQSQGAATVVVNNTDSVNEITAVAAKASPSVVTIEVSSGQQGGSGSGVILSTDGYILTNTHVVTLDGAVGDATIQVKSSDGKLYAATIVGTDPISDLAVIKLTDASGLTPIVLADSSQINVGDTAIAIGAPLGLSGTVTNGIVSALNRSITVASSAAPSTPDSTTPDENNPSSPFDFWNFDIPEQGGSQQQPRQATGSISLPVIQTDAAINPGNSGGALLNSKGELIGINVAIANAGGSSSASAAGSIGVGFAIPSNFAERISQELIKNGKATHGLLGASVTGVTASASSTTVGALITEVSSGGAAEKAGLEAGDVVTNFNGSPITDPNDLTAQVRVLPAGGTADLTYVRDGKSTTISVTVGELSS, translated from the coding sequence ATGACAGATAACACCAAGGATTCCGGCACCACCCCCGAATCTCCCGAACCGCACGACGAGTCACCATCATTCGCTGTGAACACCTCCGGTGAAGCGGCCAGCACCCCGCCCGTCGTCGAACCGGATGTCACTCCCACGGAAAACGTCACGCCGCCCGCGACGGCTGCCGTCGTGAATCAGGATTCGACCCCCACCGAGAACGTCGTTCCCGCCCCGGCCGAGTCTCCGACAACGGGCGAGCACCCCACCGCGGCCTACCCCACGGATGCCTACCCCACCGCGGCGTACCCCACGGATGCCTTTGGTCGCCCCGTCGCGGCGACGACGGACGAGAACACCACGGCCACGTCGAACCCCACCATCTCCACGGACGTGACGAAGCGTCGCACCAGCGTGGGCCTCATCGCCGCGCTCGCCATTGCTGCGCTCGTGGGCGGCGCATCCGGTGCCGGCATTTACGCTCTGGTTGACTCCGGTCAAAGCTCCAGTATGTCGAGCACCCAGTCTCAGGGTGCCGCAACCGTCGTGGTCAACAACACAGACAGCGTCAACGAAATCACGGCCGTTGCCGCCAAGGCCTCACCCAGTGTCGTCACCATCGAGGTCAGCAGTGGCCAGCAGGGTGGCAGCGGTTCCGGCGTCATTCTGAGCACGGATGGATACATTCTCACCAACACGCACGTCGTGACTCTGGACGGTGCGGTTGGTGACGCCACGATTCAGGTGAAGAGCAGCGACGGCAAGCTCTACGCCGCCACCATCGTGGGCACTGACCCCATTTCGGACCTCGCCGTCATCAAGCTCACCGACGCATCCGGGCTGACCCCGATCGTTCTGGCCGACTCCTCACAGATCAACGTGGGCGACACCGCCATCGCGATCGGTGCGCCCCTGGGGCTCTCGGGAACCGTGACCAACGGCATCGTGAGCGCGCTCAACCGCAGCATCACGGTTGCCTCATCGGCAGCGCCGTCCACACCCGACAGCACCACGCCGGATGAGAACAACCCGTCCAGCCCGTTCGACTTCTGGAACTTCGATATTCCCGAGCAGGGCGGCAGCCAGCAGCAGCCACGGCAGGCCACGGGCAGCATTTCTTTGCCCGTGATTCAAACGGATGCCGCCATCAACCCCGGTAACTCCGGTGGTGCCCTCCTGAACAGCAAGGGCGAGCTAATCGGCATCAACGTGGCCATCGCCAACGCGGGCGGCTCAAGCTCAGCGTCGGCCGCGGGAAGCATCGGAGTCGGCTTCGCCATTCCGTCGAACTTCGCCGAGCGCATCTCGCAGGAGCTCATTAAGAACGGTAAGGCAACACACGGTCTGCTCGGAGCGAGCGTCACCGGCGTCACCGCCAGCGCATCGAGCACCACGGTGGGGGCCCTCATTACCGAGGTGTCGTCCGGTGGTGCCGCCGAGAAGGCGGGACTGGAAGCGGGCGATGTGGTGACGAACTTCAACGGCTCACCCATCACTGACCCCAACGACCTCACCGCGCAGGTTCGTGTGCTGCCGGCCGGCGGAACGGCCGATCTCACCTACGTTCGTGACGGTAAGTCCACCACGATCTCGGTGACCGTCGGCGAGCTTTCGAGCTAG
- a CDS encoding glycosyltransferase family 2 protein, with protein MRQSGDQLLPGVSYVMPVLNEVTHVRAAVMSLLHQDYAGPFEVTLALGPSLDGTTELVEEMAAVDGRIRIVPNDVGSTPAGLNTAIRASKYDVVIRVDAHSVLPANYARIAVETLERTGADNVGGIMDAQGSTPFEKAVARAYGTRIGLGGTPHHVGGKQGKAETVYLGCFRTESILNVGLFDEGVKRGQDWDLNRRLREAGGTVWFTPELRVVYRPRPSVARLARQMLSTGLWRGELARRYPAANGIRYFIPPLMVVGVALGVLLGLGGVVQATAGVTPWLLLGLIVPASYALIVVAATVTVARPDGFRSACRFLVVLPCIHFCWGVGFVLGFLKLTSNITAHTGR; from the coding sequence GTGCGTCAAAGTGGTGACCAACTCCTCCCCGGGGTCTCGTACGTGATGCCCGTGCTCAACGAGGTAACTCACGTGCGTGCGGCCGTGATGAGTCTTCTGCACCAGGACTATGCCGGACCGTTTGAGGTGACGCTGGCCCTCGGTCCGAGCCTGGACGGCACGACAGAACTGGTCGAGGAGATGGCGGCCGTGGACGGTCGTATTCGCATTGTGCCTAATGACGTGGGATCCACCCCGGCAGGACTGAACACCGCCATTCGGGCCTCCAAGTATGACGTGGTCATTCGCGTGGACGCGCACTCCGTTCTGCCCGCCAACTATGCGCGCATCGCCGTGGAGACGCTGGAACGCACCGGCGCCGACAACGTGGGCGGAATCATGGATGCTCAGGGGAGCACCCCGTTTGAGAAGGCGGTTGCCCGTGCCTATGGCACCCGTATTGGACTCGGTGGTACGCCGCACCACGTGGGTGGCAAGCAGGGCAAGGCCGAGACGGTGTATCTCGGGTGTTTTCGCACCGAGAGCATCCTCAACGTGGGCCTGTTCGATGAGGGGGTCAAGCGGGGGCAGGACTGGGACCTGAACCGTCGCCTGCGCGAAGCCGGGGGAACCGTCTGGTTCACCCCCGAACTCCGCGTGGTTTATCGACCTCGGCCAAGCGTGGCCCGGCTTGCCCGGCAGATGCTCTCTACCGGGCTGTGGCGCGGCGAACTCGCGCGGCGATATCCCGCGGCCAACGGCATCCGCTATTTCATTCCGCCGCTCATGGTGGTGGGTGTGGCACTCGGCGTGCTTCTCGGGCTTGGCGGTGTGGTGCAGGCTACTGCCGGGGTGACTCCCTGGCTGCTGCTTGGATTGATTGTTCCCGCAAGCTACGCACTCATCGTTGTGGCCGCGACCGTCACCGTGGCACGGCCCGACGGGTTTCGTTCCGCCTGCCGCTTTCTCGTAGTCTTGCCGTGCATTCATTTTTGTTGGGGCGTGGGCTTTGTCCTCGGATTCCTCAAGCTCACCAGCAACATCACGGCACACACGGGAAGATAA
- a CDS encoding CDP-alcohol phosphatidyltransferase family protein: MHATPSSARPTSIAELRRVAQPPEVRLRANAEHWTASLYLRDISPYVTWMLLKTRISANGVTGLMILTGWLTAAALLIPGIGGALLALVLGQLQMLIDCCDGEVARWRKTSSPAGVFLDKVGHYSTESLIPIALGFRAAMYPIEAPADFLWTSLALLLALIIVLNKALNDMVHVARANAGLTKLADAHGESAPTSSLLKRARRLARFLPFHRLYHSVELTMVIFVAALVGLVFGEPTVDRVLLIALVPLAFLSLIGHFVAIMASKRVRA; encoded by the coding sequence ATGCACGCTACGCCCAGCTCGGCTCGGCCCACGTCGATCGCCGAGTTGCGCAGGGTGGCCCAGCCACCGGAGGTTCGTCTGCGTGCCAACGCGGAGCACTGGACGGCCAGCCTGTACCTGCGCGACATTTCTCCCTACGTCACCTGGATGCTGCTGAAGACGCGCATCTCGGCCAACGGCGTCACTGGGCTCATGATTCTGACCGGATGGTTGACCGCGGCCGCGCTGCTGATTCCCGGTATCGGGGGTGCCCTGCTCGCCCTCGTGCTCGGGCAGTTGCAGATGCTCATTGACTGCTGTGACGGTGAGGTGGCGCGCTGGCGCAAGACGTCATCACCGGCCGGAGTGTTCCTCGACAAGGTGGGGCACTACTCTACCGAGTCGCTCATTCCCATCGCCCTCGGATTTCGCGCTGCAATGTACCCGATCGAGGCACCGGCAGACTTTCTGTGGACGAGTCTGGCGCTGCTACTCGCCCTCATCATCGTGCTCAACAAGGCACTGAACGACATGGTGCACGTGGCCCGGGCCAACGCCGGCCTCACCAAGCTCGCGGACGCGCACGGCGAGAGCGCCCCCACCTCAAGCCTGCTGAAGCGCGCGCGCCGGTTGGCCCGGTTCCTTCCGTTCCACCGCCTGTACCATTCCGTGGAACTCACCATGGTGATCTTTGTCGCGGCTCTGGTGGGACTCGTTTTTGGTGAACCGACGGTGGACCGGGTGCTCCTGATTGCGCTGGTTCCGCTGGCATTCCTGTCACTGATCGGGCATTTCGTGGCGATCATGGCGTCGAAGCGTGTCCGTGCCTAG
- a CDS encoding glycosyltransferase — MAPTVPTVGVVVLTQGTRPVELERGIRSLLAQTGVHLDVVCVGNGWDPVDLPGGVRALGLPTNLGIPAGRNRGVARVSGEFLFFLDDDASIPDPNFLRNAIAQIRADPTIGLLQPRVVDPEGLASPRRWVPRIRKGEATESSAVFSVWEGAVLLPRAVFDATGGWAEPFFYAHEGIELAWRVWDQGLRVWYAGDLEANHPFMHPTRHAAYYRLNARNRVWLARRNLPAALVPLYVGSWTLIQLLRWSRNPSALRAWFGGWREGWRTDPGERRVLALRTVWRMTRAGRPPVV; from the coding sequence CTGGCGCCGACGGTTCCGACCGTGGGCGTCGTGGTGCTCACTCAGGGCACGAGGCCGGTAGAACTGGAGCGGGGCATCCGGAGCCTGCTGGCACAGACGGGCGTTCATCTCGACGTGGTCTGTGTGGGTAACGGCTGGGATCCCGTTGACCTGCCGGGAGGAGTGCGGGCGCTGGGTCTGCCGACAAATCTGGGCATTCCCGCCGGCCGCAACCGCGGCGTGGCGCGGGTGAGCGGCGAATTTCTGTTCTTCCTTGATGACGACGCGAGCATCCCGGACCCCAACTTTCTGCGCAACGCCATTGCTCAGATTCGAGCCGACCCGACGATTGGCCTGCTGCAACCCCGGGTCGTGGACCCAGAAGGGCTTGCCTCGCCGCGGCGCTGGGTTCCCCGTATTCGCAAGGGTGAGGCCACCGAGTCCAGCGCCGTGTTCTCGGTGTGGGAGGGCGCGGTACTGCTGCCCCGGGCGGTCTTTGACGCCACTGGCGGCTGGGCCGAACCCTTCTTCTACGCCCATGAGGGTATTGAGCTGGCGTGGCGAGTATGGGACCAGGGGCTGCGCGTCTGGTACGCGGGTGACCTGGAAGCCAATCACCCGTTCATGCACCCCACGCGGCATGCTGCGTACTACCGCCTCAATGCCCGCAATCGTGTGTGGCTCGCCCGACGTAACCTGCCTGCTGCGCTGGTGCCGCTCTACGTAGGCTCCTGGACACTCATTCAGCTGCTGCGCTGGTCACGCAATCCCTCGGCACTGCGCGCCTGGTTCGGCGGCTGGCGTGAGGGATGGCGCACCGACCCGGGGGAGCGGCGCGTACTCGCCCTGCGCACGGTGTGGCGTATGACGCGAGCCGGGCGACCCCCGGTCGTCTGA